TTTGTGTGGTTGGAAAACTAAAAGATTATAAGCGTCAGCTTGTTTTGTTGTTTGGATCTGCGTCAGCCTTGTTTATTTTTTTTCTGACGGACACCTCTAGGTTCAATCTACCTTCAGTTCCAAAAATGTATTTTGCAAATTACTACCAGCCCGGTAGGTTTTACTGGCTTTTTATCCTTTTCTTTTTTGTAGTGTTTATCTACTTCATGTCACTTTTGTTCAAACAATACAAAGTTTCCAATGCTGTAGAACGCAACCGTCTCAAATATTATATCGGGGCCTTCTTTTTTGGCTATACAGTCGGCTCCATTTCATTTTTACTGGAATACAATATTCAGGCAGATCCCATTTGGTCCGCCTTTCTTGTTTTTTACAATGTGCCTTTAGCTTACGGTATTCTGAAATATGACCTGATGGATATTCATATTGTGGCAAAGAATGCCCTGGTCTTTTCTGGCCTTACTGTTTTGATCGGTGTCGTTATCGTAGGGCTAAATGTACTGAGTAATTACCTGGTAGAAACATTTGCAGGTTTTCCTTTCTGGTTCATCCCTTTCCTGAGCGGCTTGATTGCTGTCGCTATTGGTCATCTTGTGTGGACGCGTATTCGAGATGTGGATGTTTTAAAGTACGAATTTATTAATAATATCACTCATAAATTTCGCACCCCTCTGACCCATATTCGTTGGTTGTCCGAGGATTTGCGAGCAGCAGACTCTCTCGCTGAGCGCAACAACATGGTGGATCAGATCCAGTATGCCAGTATGCGCCTCTTTGAGCTGACAAATGTGGTGATTGATGTCGCTCGTGACAACAATAGCGACTATTTGTACCGCTTTACTAAGGGTCAGTTGGGAGAAATAGTTCAGGAAGTGTATCAGTCTCACCAGGTCCAAATCGCTAAGAAAAATTTGAGAGTAAATGTACATGTTGACCCAAGCCTGCCGCTGATCATGTTTGACAGAACCCGCCTCCAATTTGTTATCCAGATTTTATTTGAAAATGCTTTGATTTACACACCAGCAAATGGTCAGATAGGCATGTCTCTCGATCGAGGTGAGGGGGGCAGGACTGTGCGTTTTGCGGTTAAAGATAGCGGCATTGGTATTTCTCCAGAGCAAATCTCACTCTTATTTTCGAAATTTTATCGTGCCCCCAATGCTCGCAGAGCTGATACCGAAGGGATGGGTATCGGTCTTTACATGGCCAAAACTATCGTGGAAAAACATGGTGGCAAAATCAAGGCCCAGTCTGAAGGTGAGGGCAAAGGGTCAACATTTTCTTTCGAATTACCTTTGGTATAATCGCACGTATGTTTAAAAACTTTTTATTGAAAAAAATGCTAGCTAGCCAGTTGAAGGGTGTTCCTCAGGCTGAACAGGATCGGCTTTTTAACCTGATCGAAAAAAATCCAGATTTTTTTAAAAATTTGGCTGAAAAAATTCACCAGAAGATGCAATCCGGTAAAAGTCAGATGGATGCGACTATGGAGGTGATGCGAGAAAACGAAACTTTACTAAAAGAAATAGCAGTGAAATAACCATAGCTGATGAGCGTAGTATCAAACATGAAAAAAATATATATTCTACTTGGACATGAAGACAAAGAAACATTCAACGGCGCTTTGGCTGATGCTTATGAACGTGGAGCACGAGCTGCGGGTCATGATGTTAGACGCACCAATATCGGTGATTTAAAATTTGACCCAATTTTACATAAAGGCTACAAGGAAATACAGGTTCTCGAACCAGATCTTGTCAAAGTACAGGAAGATATTTTATGGGCTGAGCACTTGGTTTTTATCTACCCGATGTGGTGGTCTTCCATGCCAGCCATTATGAAGGGAATGATTGATCGCGTGTGGCTGCCAAGATTTGCTTATCGATTTAAAAAGTACAACCTGGGCTGGACCAAGCTTCTTGGAGGCCGAGATGCCAGAGTGGTGACCACGATGGACTCCATTCCTGTCATCTCACGGATCCTCTTTGGAGACTCCACTCGCGAGCTTGTGCGGGCCACTCTAAAATTTTCCGGTATTTCTCCAGTGCAAATCACTCGCATAGGACCCTTAAAATTTTTGTCGGATAACCATAAAAAAAGAATCATTCGCAAGCTGGAGAGAATGGGAAGAAAGGGTAAATAGTTTGTGAAAAATCTATCTTTCGGCTATGATGGTCTCCTATGTCACTGTCTATAGGCATCGTAGGTCTCCCAAACGTCGGCAAGTCGACGCTTTTTAATGCCCTGACCAAAAAAAGCGTGCTTGCCGCCAATTATCCTTTTGCCACGATCGACCCATCAGTCGGAGTAGTCACTGTGCCGGACGAAAGGCTTTGGCAGCTTTCCGCCTTTTCCCAAACACTTAAAACCGTCCCTGCAGTGGTTGAATTTGTGGACATTGCTGGACTGGTCAAAGGGGCCTCGGAAGGAGAAGGTTTGGGCAATAAATTCCTGGCCAATATCCGAGAAACAGATGCTATTGCTGAAGTGGTGCGTATTTTTGAGGACAGCAATATCATTCACGTCAACAATAAAATTGACCCTATTTTTGATATCGAGATTATCAACTACGAACTCATGGTCGCAGATATGCAGACTGTGACAAAGAGGCTTGGAACTATTCAGAAGGAAATTAAGAAAGGGGAAAAAGCGGCAATCAAAGAGCAGGCTCTTTTAGTCAAAATCGAAACGGCCCTAAAAGCCAATAAACTGGCGCGGAGTGTCGCAATGACTGATGAAGAAAAAATAATTTCCAAAGCCCTCAATCTCCTTACAATCAAGCCAATCCTCTATGTCCTAAATAAAAAAGCTGGCGGTACCAATCTCGACGAAATCAAGGATGGACGGTTCGAAAAATTGCTTGACTATATTAGAGGCCTTGATGCCGAGTATGTAGTAGTGGATGCAAAGATTGAAGAGGATCTAAAAGACTTAGTGGGGGAGGAAAAGGAAATGTTTAGAGGAGAGCTTGGAGGAAAAGATGATGGCATTGATTTGCTGATAAAAAAAGGTTACGAAATCCTCAATCTTTCCACCTACTTTACAACAGGCGTGCAGGAAACCCGTGCCTGGACTATTCAACGTGGCTGGGCTGCTCCGCTGGCAGGTACAGCTATTCATACTGATTTTAAGGATAAGTTTATCCGAGCGGAAGTTGTTTTTTGGAAGGACCTCTTAGATGCTGGCTCCTACGGTGCCGCGCGTGAAAAAGGTCTCGTTAGGACAGAGGGCAAGGATTATATTGTTAAGGATGGAGATGTGATAGAGTTTAAGATCTAGGAATTTCCTCATACTTGTATTTTATTGTATAATGCGGCCACTATTCATAAGTATTGTCTGTATATGGAAACCCAAAAAAAATCAAGATTTTTAAAAACCGCTCTCATTATCAGTATTGTGATCGTCCTGAACCTCTTTTTTAACTACGCCCTTTCCTTGGTCTATAAATCTCCCGAC
This DNA window, taken from Candidatus Paceibacterota bacterium, encodes the following:
- a CDS encoding NAD(P)H-dependent oxidoreductase, whose amino-acid sequence is MSVVSNMKKIYILLGHEDKETFNGALADAYERGARAAGHDVRRTNIGDLKFDPILHKGYKEIQVLEPDLVKVQEDILWAEHLVFIYPMWWSSMPAIMKGMIDRVWLPRFAYRFKKYNLGWTKLLGGRDARVVTTMDSIPVISRILFGDSTRELVRATLKFSGISPVQITRIGPLKFLSDNHKKRIIRKLERMGRKGK
- the ychF gene encoding redox-regulated ATPase YchF — translated: MSLSIGIVGLPNVGKSTLFNALTKKSVLAANYPFATIDPSVGVVTVPDERLWQLSAFSQTLKTVPAVVEFVDIAGLVKGASEGEGLGNKFLANIRETDAIAEVVRIFEDSNIIHVNNKIDPIFDIEIINYELMVADMQTVTKRLGTIQKEIKKGEKAAIKEQALLVKIETALKANKLARSVAMTDEEKIISKALNLLTIKPILYVLNKKAGGTNLDEIKDGRFEKLLDYIRGLDAEYVVVDAKIEEDLKDLVGEEKEMFRGELGGKDDGIDLLIKKGYEILNLSTYFTTGVQETRAWTIQRGWAAPLAGTAIHTDFKDKFIRAEVVFWKDLLDAGSYGAAREKGLVRTEGKDYIVKDGDVIEFKI
- a CDS encoding HAMP domain-containing sensor histidine kinase, which gives rise to MSELLVHTIFYSSSIVISLGLGLAVLINNPRKGLNIFYFLTTLCYSIFAVAYTVGVTISDPILSHRVLLFTMVNILTLCFNTAWVFCVVGKLKDYKRQLVLLFGSASALFIFFLTDTSRFNLPSVPKMYFANYYQPGRFYWLFILFFFVVFIYFMSLLFKQYKVSNAVERNRLKYYIGAFFFGYTVGSISFLLEYNIQADPIWSAFLVFYNVPLAYGILKYDLMDIHIVAKNALVFSGLTVLIGVVIVGLNVLSNYLVETFAGFPFWFIPFLSGLIAVAIGHLVWTRIRDVDVLKYEFINNITHKFRTPLTHIRWLSEDLRAADSLAERNNMVDQIQYASMRLFELTNVVIDVARDNNSDYLYRFTKGQLGEIVQEVYQSHQVQIAKKNLRVNVHVDPSLPLIMFDRTRLQFVIQILFENALIYTPANGQIGMSLDRGEGGRTVRFAVKDSGIGISPEQISLLFSKFYRAPNARRADTEGMGIGLYMAKTIVEKHGGKIKAQSEGEGKGSTFSFELPLV